AACCAGCGTTTCCCCAAACCGTGCTGGATGTAATACGACGGACCGCCGCGATACTGGCCTTCGGAGTCGCAACGTTTATACAGCTGACCCAGCGAGCATTCGAAGAAGCTGCTGGCCATGCCGACCAGTGCGGTGACCCACATCCAGAACACGGCCCCCGGGCCGCCCATGGTGACGGCGATACCGACACCGGCAATGTTCCCCGCGCCGACCCGGCCGGCAAGGCTGAGCATCAATGCCTGGAATGAACTGAGCTGGCCCGAGCTGCTGCGCAGGCTGTCCCGAAAAACGGCAAACATATGAAAAAAGTGGCGGAACTGCACGAAACGCGAACGAATCGTGAAATAGCTGCCTAGCCCTACGATCAGTACGATCAGCACTTTGCCCGAGAGGAAGTCGTTAATGACTTCAAGCATAGGTAAATCCTCGATGTTGTTTTTAGGGGGCGCGCACTATAGCGGTGCGCTGATCTTGCGTCTGCAATCGTTTTCCTTTTTGTAACGCACTGACTTCCTTGAGGTTTGTAGTCACTTTCGGTTTTGCGGGTAAAAAAAAGGGTCCTGGAGAATGACCTCCGGACCCTCAAAAGGGAGAGGGGTGTCTAGGCCCTCAGCCTGGTGAGCGTGGTGCGTAAAACGGTTTGCGTTATGCCTTCAGCGGCACAAGGCGTGGCGCGATCATGTTTTCCGGACGCAGGATGTCGGCCAGCATGGCGTCATCGAGCAAGCCTTCTTCGCGCACCAGTTCCAGAACGCCCCGACCGCTTTCGAGGGCGATTCGGGCGATACGAGTGGCGTTTTCGTAACCGATGTAAGGGTTCAGCGCAGTGACCAGCCCGATGGAGTGCTCCACCAGTTCGCGGCAGCGTGCTTCGTTGGCGGTGATGCCGACGATGCAGTGCTCGCGCAGCATGTCCATGGCGCGTTGCAGCAGGCGGATCGAGTCGAAAATCTTGTAGGCGATCAGCGGCTCCATCACGTTGAGCTGCAACTGGCCGCCTTCAGCCGCCATGGTCAGCGCCAGGTCGTTGCCGATGATTTCGAAGGCCACCTGATTGACCGCTTCCGGAATAACCGGGTTGACCTTGCCGGGCATGATCGAGCTGCCGGGCTGACGCGCTGGCAGGTTGATTTCGTTGATGCCGGTGCGTGGGCCGCTGGACAGCAGGCGCAAGTCGTTGCAGATTTTCGACAGCTTGACCGCAGTACGCTTGAGCATGCCGGAGAACAGCACGAAAGCGCCCATGTCAGACGTGGCTTCGATCAAGTCGGCCGCCGGAACCAGCGGTTGACCGCTGATGGTCGCCAGGCGTGAAACTGCAAGATGCTGATAGCCCGGATCGGCGTTGATGCCGGTGCCGATGGCGGTGCCGCCCAGGTTCACTTCGGTGAGCAGCTCCGGTGCGAGGCTGCGCAGGCGGTTCAGGTCTTCGTTGAGCGTGGTGGCGAAAGCGCGGAACTCCTGGCCGAGGGTCATCGGCACCGCGTCCTGCAATTGGGTACGACCCATTTTCAGGACGTGGTTGAATTCCTGGCCCTTGGCCGCGAACGCCTGGATCAGGCTGTCGAGGCTGGCGAGCAGGGCGTCGTGACCCAACAGCAGACCCAGGCGGATGGCCGTTGGGTAAGCATCGTTGGTCGACTGCGCCATGTTCACGTCGTTGTTCGGGTGCAGCTGGTTGTAATCGCCTTTCTCAAGGCCCATCGCTTCAAGGGCGATGTTGGCGATCACTTCGTTGGCATTCATGTTGGTCGAAGTGCCAGCGCCGCCTTGAATCATGTCCACCACGAACTGATCGTGGAAATCGCCACGGATCAAACGCGCGCACGCCTCGCTGATCGCTGCATGCTTGGTCGCATTGAGGTGGCCCAGCTGATGGTTGGCATCGGCGGCTGCCTGCTTGACCATCGCCAGCGCGACAACCAGCTTCGGGTAGTGGGAAAGCGGAACGCCGGAGAGGTGAAAGTTGTTCACCGCTCGCAGGGTCTGAATACCGTAATACGCGTCAGCGGGTACTTCGAGAACACCAAGCAGGTCTTTTTCGATGCGCGATGATGCAGGCGAGGACATGATAGAGATAATCTCAAAAAGGGCATGGGACATGCCGGAACGCTTCGAATACTGGGCTTTCAGGCTAAACTTGACCAATGCTGTTAACCGCTGGCCCATGCACAAACGGCATAATGTGCGTGTGACGTGGTGCCATGTGGGAGCGAGCTTGCTCGCGAATGCTCCTTCGCGAGCAAGCTCGCTCCCACGGTTTCTCAATAATTTCGCCAAGTAATTGCCCCGGAGAACCGATGAATCTGGAAAGCAAATGGCTAGAGGACTTCAGTGCCCTGGCCGCCACTCGCAGCTTTTCCCAGGCTGCCGAGCGGCGGTTCGTTACGCAGCCGGCGTTCAGTCGGCGCATTCGCAGCCTTGAATCCGCGTTGGGCCTGACGCTGGTCAATCGCTCGCGCACGCCCATTGAACTGACCGCCGCCGGCCAGCTGTTTCTGGTCACGGCGCGCACCGTGGTCGAACAGTTGGGCGAGGTGCTGCGGCATTTGCACCATCTGGAAGGCGGGCAGGGTGAAGTCATGCAAGTCGCTGCCGCGCACTCGCTGGCGCTGGGTTTCTTCCCGCGCTGGATTGCCCAGTTGCGCAACGAAGGCTTGAATATCGCCACGCGACTGGTGGCGACCAACGTCGGTGATGCGGTGCATGCGCTGCGTGAAGGCGGCTGCGATCTGATGCTGGCGTTCTACGATCCCGACGCCGCGCTGCAAATGGACGCCGAGATTTTCCCGTGGTTGCACCTTGGGGATACACAGATGCTGCCGGTCTGCGCGGCGGACGCTGAGGGTAAGCCGCTGTTTGATCTGGAAGGTGAAGGCAGCGTGCCGTTATTGGCCTACAGCGCGGGCGCTTTTCTGGGCCGTTCGGTGAATCTGCTGTTGCGCCAACGCAGCCTGCGCTTCACCACGGTCTACGAAACAGCCATGGCCGACAGCCTGAAAAGCATGGCTCTCGAAGGTCTGGGCATCGCGTGGGTGCCGCAGTTAAGCGTGCGTGCCGAACTGGCGCGGGGCGAACTGGTGGTCTGCGGCGGCGCACAGTGGCACGTGCCGCTGGAAATTCGCCTGTACCGCTGCGCGCTGGTGCGCAAAGCCAACGTGCGCCTGCTTTGGCGCAAGCTGGAAGGCGGCGCGGCTCAGGAGCAGAACTGACACGGCCGCTCGACACGCAGCGCAGTCGAGC
This genomic window from Pseudomonas sp. G.S.17 contains:
- the aspA gene encoding aspartate ammonia-lyase, coding for MSSPASSRIEKDLLGVLEVPADAYYGIQTLRAVNNFHLSGVPLSHYPKLVVALAMVKQAAADANHQLGHLNATKHAAISEACARLIRGDFHDQFVVDMIQGGAGTSTNMNANEVIANIALEAMGLEKGDYNQLHPNNDVNMAQSTNDAYPTAIRLGLLLGHDALLASLDSLIQAFAAKGQEFNHVLKMGRTQLQDAVPMTLGQEFRAFATTLNEDLNRLRSLAPELLTEVNLGGTAIGTGINADPGYQHLAVSRLATISGQPLVPAADLIEATSDMGAFVLFSGMLKRTAVKLSKICNDLRLLSSGPRTGINEINLPARQPGSSIMPGKVNPVIPEAVNQVAFEIIGNDLALTMAAEGGQLQLNVMEPLIAYKIFDSIRLLQRAMDMLREHCIVGITANEARCRELVEHSIGLVTALNPYIGYENATRIARIALESGRGVLELVREEGLLDDAMLADILRPENMIAPRLVPLKA
- a CDS encoding LysR substrate-binding domain-containing protein, which codes for MNLESKWLEDFSALAATRSFSQAAERRFVTQPAFSRRIRSLESALGLTLVNRSRTPIELTAAGQLFLVTARTVVEQLGEVLRHLHHLEGGQGEVMQVAAAHSLALGFFPRWIAQLRNEGLNIATRLVATNVGDAVHALREGGCDLMLAFYDPDAALQMDAEIFPWLHLGDTQMLPVCAADAEGKPLFDLEGEGSVPLLAYSAGAFLGRSVNLLLRQRSLRFTTVYETAMADSLKSMALEGLGIAWVPQLSVRAELARGELVVCGGAQWHVPLEIRLYRCALVRKANVRLLWRKLEGGAAQEQN